The Desulforegulaceae bacterium genome includes a window with the following:
- a CDS encoding ATP-binding protein, with protein MKELVIISGKGGTGKTCVSASFAKLCTDKKILIDADVDAANLHLIIEPSDSEENSYTSGVKAKIHKDKCSECGLCIERCEFDAISDDYIVNDLDCEGCGVCHEFCPEKAVELIPEESGKWFVSKTDLGTMVHARLNIGGENSGLLINQLRKRAKEEAEKQNVSIILTDGPPGTGCPATSALTGADYSLIVAEPTLSGMHDMIKAKDLCDFLKVPVMIIVNKYDLNPEITEQIKDYAKKSNSLFMGKIPFDEDFPRAIMNKQAPVEYSNGPGSTILKEIFKDVMAIVNQENQEARK; from the coding sequence ATGAAAGAGCTTGTGATTATAAGCGGCAAGGGAGGAACAGGTAAAACCTGTGTCAGTGCCTCTTTTGCAAAGCTTTGTACAGATAAAAAAATCCTTATAGATGCAGATGTTGACGCTGCAAACCTTCACCTTATAATAGAACCCTCTGACTCAGAAGAAAACTCATATACTTCAGGTGTAAAGGCAAAAATCCACAAAGACAAATGCAGTGAATGCGGACTTTGCATTGAAAGATGCGAGTTTGATGCAATAAGCGATGACTATATTGTAAACGATCTTGATTGTGAAGGCTGCGGAGTCTGCCATGAATTCTGTCCTGAAAAAGCAGTGGAGCTTATTCCTGAAGAATCTGGAAAATGGTTTGTTTCAAAAACAGACCTGGGAACAATGGTCCATGCAAGACTCAATATTGGCGGAGAAAACTCGGGCCTTCTTATAAATCAATTAAGAAAAAGAGCAAAAGAAGAAGCTGAAAAGCAAAATGTTTCCATAATTTTAACTGACGGCCCTCCAGGAACAGGATGCCCTGCAACCTCAGCACTGACAGGAGCAGATTACAGCCTTATTGTGGCAGAACCAACTCTTTCCGGAATGCACGATATGATAAAGGCAAAAGATCTTTGTGATTTTCTTAAAGTACCTGTGATGATTATAGTTAATAAATATGATTTAAACCCTGAAATCACAGAGCAGATTAAAGACTATGCAAAAAAATCCAACTCTCTTTTCATGGGTAAAATCCCCTTTGATGAAGATTTTCCCAGGGCAATAATGAATAAACAAGCTCCGGTTGAGTATTCCAATGGACCGGGCTCAACAATTTTAAAAGAAATATTCAAAGATGTAATGGCAATTGTAAACCAGGAAAATCAAGAGGCGAGAAAATGA
- a CDS encoding ATP-binding protein, giving the protein MKICVASGKGGTGKTTIATSLAASYGKKIQLADCDVEAPNASIFFDDSNSKQEDIYLFIPSIQQDKCTGCKECERVCRYNALAVVLNKVMIFPTLCHSCKGCLYICPENAISEGEKMLGSIYSKQIDKNIFLISGDLKTGEMASPMLIERVQKRLDPEIHSIIDAPPGTSCPAIAAMKDCDYVLLVTEPSPFGLSDLKLAVETARLLKKPCGVIINKHEKEITIIHDYAKEANLPILMEVPYSRDLAVDYSKGNLVVSSRKELMEEFKNTIETIISQNLGA; this is encoded by the coding sequence ATGAAAATTTGCGTAGCAAGCGGAAAAGGCGGCACAGGAAAAACAACAATTGCAACGTCTCTTGCGGCCTCATACGGTAAAAAAATCCAGCTGGCAGACTGTGATGTTGAAGCTCCAAACGCCTCAATTTTTTTTGACGATTCTAATTCCAAGCAAGAGGATATTTATCTTTTTATTCCTTCAATTCAGCAGGATAAATGTACAGGCTGCAAGGAATGTGAAAGAGTTTGCAGATACAATGCTCTTGCAGTTGTGCTTAATAAAGTAATGATTTTTCCAACCCTTTGCCATAGTTGCAAAGGCTGTCTTTATATCTGTCCGGAAAATGCAATTTCCGAGGGCGAAAAAATGCTGGGTTCAATATATTCAAAGCAGATAGATAAAAACATTTTTCTTATTTCAGGAGATTTAAAAACCGGAGAAATGGCATCTCCCATGCTTATTGAAAGGGTTCAAAAAAGATTGGATCCTGAAATTCATTCAATTATTGATGCTCCACCCGGAACATCCTGCCCTGCAATTGCTGCAATGAAAGACTGTGATTATGTGCTTCTTGTTACAGAGCCCAGTCCCTTTGGATTAAGTGATTTAAAACTTGCAGTGGAAACAGCAAGGCTTCTTAAAAAACCATGCGGAGTAATCATAAACAAACACGAAAAAGAAATAACAATTATTCATGATTATGCAAAAGAAGCAAATCTGCCGATTTTAATGGAAGTTCCTTATTCCAGAGATCTTGCTGTGGACTATTCCAAAGGAAACCTGGTTGTTTCCTCAAGAAAAGAACTAATGGAAGAGTTTAAAAACACCATTGAAACAATAATTTCTCAAAATTTAGGGGCTTAA
- a CDS encoding NifB/NifX family molybdenum-iron cluster-binding protein, with the protein MKIAISSQGPELRSQLDERFGRCPYFLLINPESLEFEVLENSEAEQGAGVSAAKLVIDAGAEVVITNNIGPKAFRVLKEAGVDIIVNGAGRVIDVIQQYKNGVFNSAAKPNSQGHPDKKREDCLNVL; encoded by the coding sequence ATGAAAATAGCAATAAGTTCACAAGGCCCCGAGCTTAGATCCCAACTGGATGAAAGATTTGGAAGATGCCCCTACTTTCTTTTAATAAATCCTGAATCTCTTGAATTTGAAGTATTAGAAAATTCAGAAGCAGAACAGGGAGCCGGGGTAAGTGCTGCAAAACTTGTAATTGACGCCGGGGCTGAAGTTGTAATAACAAACAATATAGGACCAAAGGCTTTCAGGGTTTTAAAAGAGGCAGGAGTTGATATTATTGTCAATGGTGCAGGAAGGGTTATTGACGTTATTCAGCAGTACAAAAACGGGGTTTTTAATTCAGCGGCAAAACCAAATTCCCAGGGACATCCAGACAAAAAAAGAGAAGACTGCCTTAATGTTCTATAA
- a CDS encoding MBL fold metallo-hydrolase, which produces MNKITITAVVENTAPTGMGLISEHGLSFLIENNGETILFDTGQGLAFENNMKVLGKDISKIEKVVLSHGHYDHTGALGLIAEKTAFELFAHPGCFLPKLASLDQINYLDIGCSFSKEYLESKGVKLKLSEKSQKVSKNIITIGEVEFTNDFEMIEEHFYSEINGKKIKDTIPDDLGIVIDTKKGNVLILGCTHRGIINTLTHVSKLVGSNKFHTVMGGLHLGGADSKKMDLIIEKLKDFEIENLITGHCTGRFAQVKLAGSKSVNHDFIELGMPYSF; this is translated from the coding sequence ATGAACAAAATTACAATCACAGCTGTGGTGGAAAATACTGCTCCAACAGGAATGGGCCTGATAAGCGAACATGGGTTGTCTTTTTTAATTGAAAACAATGGAGAAACAATTCTTTTTGATACAGGCCAGGGGCTTGCTTTTGAAAACAATATGAAAGTTCTTGGAAAAGATATTTCTAAAATTGAAAAAGTTGTTTTAAGCCATGGACACTATGATCATACAGGAGCACTTGGACTGATAGCTGAAAAAACAGCTTTTGAACTTTTTGCCCATCCAGGGTGTTTTCTTCCAAAACTGGCATCCCTTGACCAAATAAATTACCTTGACATAGGATGCTCTTTTTCAAAGGAATACCTTGAATCCAAGGGAGTTAAGCTTAAGCTTTCAGAAAAAAGCCAAAAAGTTTCCAAAAATATAATCACAATTGGTGAAGTTGAATTTACAAATGACTTTGAAATGATTGAGGAGCATTTTTATTCTGAAATAAACGGAAAAAAAATAAAAGATACTATTCCAGATGACCTTGGAATTGTAATTGATACAAAAAAAGGAAATGTTCTTATACTTGGGTGTACCCACAGGGGAATAATAAACACCCTAACCCATGTTTCAAAGCTTGTTGGCTCAAATAAATTCCATACTGTAATGGGAGGGCTTCATCTTGGGGGAGCTGATTCAAAAAAAATGGATCTTATAATTGAAAAGCTTAAAGATTTTGAAATTGAAAATCTTATAACAGGTCATTGCACAGGAAGATTTGCCCAGGTAAAACTTGCAGGATCAAAAAGTGTTAATCACGACTTTATAGAACTTGGAATGCCCTACAGCTTTTAA
- the alr gene encoding alanine racemase: MEKTDLIAEINLKRIGQNVKALKTLAGKNTSLMAVVKANGYGHGAVEVSKKAIESGASLLGVSRAEEALELRENKINSRILTLGYPCKNMIEDVCKNNIDISIYDYETARAVSARAKEIKTKVKVHLKIDTGMGRVGIPGDINEITKEVKKIINLENIDPIGIFTHFSSADEKDLEYTYFQMNKFYSLLKNLEKDKIFFEFFHCANSAGLINIKESRKSLVRPGISIYGLYPSPEIDKNIINLVPAMTLKARIVQVKKVKKGTYVSYGRTWRAKKDSKLASIAIGYADGFSRLLSSKTHVLINGKKAPLRGKICMDLCVADISEIENVNPGDYAIIFTDKIITADYHSEKLGTINYEIVSSLTSRAKRVYV, from the coding sequence ATGGAAAAAACCGATCTTATTGCAGAAATAAATTTAAAAAGAATCGGTCAAAATGTAAAAGCACTAAAAACCCTTGCAGGAAAAAACACTTCTTTAATGGCTGTAGTAAAAGCAAACGGATACGGCCATGGTGCAGTTGAAGTGAGCAAAAAAGCAATTGAAAGCGGAGCTTCTCTTCTTGGAGTTTCAAGGGCTGAAGAAGCTCTTGAGTTAAGAGAAAACAAAATAAACTCAAGGATCTTAACTCTTGGATATCCCTGCAAAAACATGATTGAAGATGTTTGCAAAAACAATATTGATATTTCAATTTATGACTATGAAACTGCAAGGGCTGTTTCAGCCAGAGCAAAGGAAATAAAAACAAAGGTTAAAGTTCATCTTAAAATTGACACAGGAATGGGAAGGGTGGGAATCCCCGGCGATATTAATGAGATTACAAAAGAAGTTAAAAAAATAATAAACCTTGAAAACATTGACCCTATTGGAATTTTTACCCACTTTTCATCAGCAGATGAAAAAGACCTTGAATATACTTATTTTCAGATGAATAAATTCTATTCACTTTTAAAAAACCTTGAAAAAGACAAAATATTCTTTGAGTTTTTTCATTGTGCAAACAGTGCAGGACTTATTAACATCAAGGAGTCAAGAAAATCCCTTGTAAGACCTGGAATTTCAATTTATGGACTCTACCCTTCTCCTGAAATAGACAAAAACATAATAAATCTTGTTCCGGCAATGACCTTAAAAGCCAGAATAGTCCAGGTTAAAAAAGTAAAAAAAGGAACCTATGTAAGTTATGGCAGAACCTGGAGGGCAAAAAAAGATTCAAAGCTTGCCTCTATTGCCATTGGGTATGCAGATGGATTTTCCAGACTTTTATCATCAAAAACCCATGTTCTTATAAATGGCAAAAAAGCACCCCTGAGAGGCAAGATCTGCATGGATCTTTGCGTTGCAGATATAAGTGAAATTGAAAATGTAAATCCAGGCGACTATGCCATAATCTTTACAGACAAGATTATTACTGCAGATTATCATTCAGAAAAACTTGGGACTATTAATTATGAAATAGTATCTTCCCTTACTTCAAGAGCTAAAAGAGTGTATGTTTAA
- a CDS encoding NifB/NifX family molybdenum-iron cluster-binding protein — MKLAIASNGKDSSALVDERFGRADYFLLTNEEGTSIEEVIDNNAKNSETGAGTGAASLIAEKGVKMLFAGNLGPKAQAVLDEAGISFISFSGTVAEAMEFAKQGNLPPAGPPSSPGTPGSGAGRGTGQGRGLGQGGGMGQGGGGRGRGGRGMGQGRGMGSCGRKGTGRNQSGRL, encoded by the coding sequence ATGAAACTAGCAATAGCATCAAACGGAAAAGACTCTTCAGCATTAGTAGACGAACGCTTTGGAAGAGCTGATTATTTTCTTCTTACAAATGAAGAGGGAACTTCAATAGAAGAAGTTATTGATAACAATGCTAAAAACAGCGAAACAGGAGCTGGAACCGGAGCTGCAAGCCTTATAGCTGAAAAAGGTGTAAAAATGCTTTTTGCAGGAAATCTCGGGCCAAAAGCCCAGGCTGTTTTAGATGAAGCAGGAATTTCTTTTATAAGCTTTTCAGGAACTGTGGCCGAAGCAATGGAATTTGCAAAGCAGGGGAATCTTCCGCCAGCAGGTCCACCTTCTTCACCTGGAACACCAGGCTCAGGAGCAGGCAGAGGAACAGGTCAAGGCCGAGGTCTTGGACAAGGCGGAGGAATGGGTCAAGGCGGTGGAGGCAGAGGCCGCGGTGGTCGTGGAATGGGCCAGGGCCGTGGAATGGGAAGCTGTGGCCGAAAAGGAACAGGCAGAAATCAGTCTGGGAGGCTTTAA
- the minE gene encoding cell division topological specificity factor MinE, protein MKNGFFGKFFGKTKESSRDIAKKRLQFALIYDKLEVSDEILEALQKDIVDVISKYFEIDKNSLKLDIKRQDDLSALELNTPILSAKRKSK, encoded by the coding sequence ATGAAGAACGGATTCTTTGGTAAATTTTTTGGTAAAACAAAAGAATCATCAAGAGATATTGCCAAAAAAAGACTTCAGTTTGCACTTATTTACGACAAGCTGGAGGTGTCAGATGAAATACTTGAAGCACTTCAAAAAGATATAGTTGATGTAATTTCAAAATATTTTGAAATAGACAAAAACTCTTTAAAACTTGATATTAAAAGACAGGATGACTTATCTGCCCTGGAACTGAATACTCCTATTCTTTCTGCAAAAAGAAAGAGTAAATAA
- a CDS encoding DUF134 domain-containing protein, producing the protein MARPVKQRMVRQKPKSNYFKPRGVPLRELEEKILTIDETEAVRLADLKGLSHEQSGKKMEVSRQTFGRILASARNKIADAIINGKAINIEGGNFEIHPNFKGKHKNRRNLG; encoded by the coding sequence ATGGCAAGGCCTGTTAAACAAAGAATGGTCAGACAAAAACCAAAATCAAACTACTTTAAGCCAAGGGGAGTTCCTTTAAGGGAACTTGAAGAGAAAATACTTACAATAGATGAAACTGAGGCAGTCAGGCTTGCTGATTTAAAGGGATTGTCCCATGAGCAATCAGGGAAAAAAATGGAAGTTTCAAGACAGACTTTTGGAAGAATTCTTGCAAGTGCAAGAAACAAAATTGCCGATGCAATAATTAATGGAAAAGCAATTAATATTGAAGGCGGAAACTTTGAAATCCACCCCAATTTTAAGGGTAAACACAAAAACAGGCGTAATCTTGGTTGA
- the minD gene encoding septum site-determining protein MinD, with amino-acid sequence MKGKVIVITSGKGGVGKTTTTASLGAAIASLGKTVAVVDMDIGLRNLDVVMGLENRIVYNVVDLALGRCQVKQAAIRDRRIKGLYLIPASQSDNKNSLNTDDMARVTKKLKQEFDYILIDCPAGIEQGFENSVTGADEAVVVCTPEVSAVRDADRIIGLLYARSITPKLIVNRIVPQMVINGDMLSHKDVEDVLSIELIGLVEMDDRVIAATNTGSYITNDKTSKAGQAYTRIAQRMLGDKTIPIKEPDYDQKGIWSKIGSKLGLKK; translated from the coding sequence TTGAAAGGCAAAGTTATAGTAATTACATCAGGAAAAGGGGGAGTCGGCAAAACCACTACAACTGCTTCCCTTGGAGCTGCAATTGCTTCTCTTGGAAAAACTGTTGCTGTTGTTGATATGGATATAGGTCTTAGAAACCTCGATGTTGTAATGGGCCTTGAAAACAGAATAGTTTACAATGTGGTGGATCTTGCTCTTGGAAGATGCCAGGTCAAGCAGGCTGCCATAAGGGATAGAAGAATAAAAGGACTTTATCTTATTCCCGCATCCCAGAGTGACAACAAAAATTCTTTAAATACAGATGATATGGCAAGGGTAACCAAAAAATTAAAACAAGAGTTTGATTATATTCTCATAGACTGCCCTGCAGGAATAGAACAAGGTTTTGAAAACTCGGTAACAGGAGCTGATGAAGCAGTTGTTGTATGCACTCCCGAGGTTTCAGCAGTAAGAGATGCTGACAGAATAATCGGACTTTTATATGCCAGATCAATTACTCCCAAACTTATAGTCAACAGAATAGTTCCCCAAATGGTTATAAACGGGGATATGCTCAGCCATAAAGATGTTGAAGACGTGCTTTCTATAGAGCTTATAGGACTTGTTGAAATGGACGACAGAGTAATAGCAGCAACAAATACAGGAAGTTATATAACAAACGACAAAACATCAAAGGCCGGACAAGCTTATACAAGAATAGCTCAAAGGATGTTAGGAGACAAAACCATTCCCATAAAAGAGCCGGATTATGATCAAAAAGGCATTTGGAGCAAGATAGGCTCAAAACTTGGATTGAAAAAATAA
- a CDS encoding septum site-determining protein MinC, translating to MAEKSILIKGVGDGFRLVIDKSISKKKLNKEVYKALEPLSHLVKGAHIYIDSEFDNSEISQELFPFLKDKFSVESVQPFKSQEKIKADLKQRIRTREVERGWKNSKSDVLLITGRVRSGQKIDASNHLVIYGDVNPGAEIIAGGDIIILGSLFGTAIAGQKQNNNSVIFALDFRPSQIQINDVIGVGGKKKKTSLAEIAFLNNLGELEITDYLEQNPFSKLPWPEVR from the coding sequence ATGGCTGAAAAATCAATACTTATCAAAGGGGTCGGTGACGGTTTCCGGCTTGTAATTGATAAAAGTATTTCAAAAAAAAAATTAAACAAAGAAGTGTATAAAGCTCTTGAACCTTTAAGCCATCTTGTCAAAGGAGCTCATATTTACATTGACTCGGAATTTGACAATTCAGAAATTTCTCAAGAACTGTTTCCTTTTTTAAAAGATAAATTTTCTGTAGAATCGGTTCAACCTTTCAAAAGTCAGGAAAAAATCAAAGCTGATTTAAAACAAAGAATTCGCACAAGGGAAGTTGAAAGGGGATGGAAAAACTCAAAAAGTGATGTTCTCCTGATTACAGGCCGGGTAAGATCCGGCCAGAAAATTGACGCTTCAAACCACCTTGTGATTTATGGGGATGTAAACCCGGGTGCTGAAATAATTGCAGGCGGAGATATTATAATCCTGGGCTCTTTATTCGGAACAGCCATTGCCGGTCAAAAACAAAATAACAACTCTGTAATTTTTGCTCTGGATTTCAGACCTTCTCAGATTCAAATTAATGATGTTATAGGAGTGGGAGGAAAGAAAAAAAAGACCAGCCTGGCTGAAATAGCTTTTTTAAATAATCTAGGAGAACTTGAAATCACCGATTATCTTGAACAAAATCCTTTTTCAAAACTTCCCTGGCCGGAAGTCAGATAA